The nucleotide window GCCATATCGTGCGCGACGTACGCCGCGCAGATCACACGTCGCAAGCTCTCCGGCAAACCGTCCATGCCTGGGTCGTCGTCCCGACGCATGATGATCGGCAACTCGGGACGCACCGCGTTGATCCTGATCGCGATCTCGGCACTCGCCTCCGGCGAGCCACCGTAACGCTCGGCAAACAGCACCGCGCCCAGATCGATGTTCGAGCGCAGCACCGATTGCAGGCGGTTCTTGCCGACCTTCACGCCGACCAGATTGTTCTCGTCGCAAAAGCGCTTCAGCGCTTCCTTGTGCGCCGGGCAGTCGTCCAGCACCAGCACCTTGCTGACCGGCTTGTTCATGTTCATGTCGCGTTCCTGCTCACAGCGGCTATACATTTCACGGTCAGAACAACTCCAGTTCGCCGCTGGTTTCTTCGACCACACTCGTATCGGCGACGAAGTCGAGCGGCGCATGCGCGCACACGCACACCGTCGCGGCAAGCCGCACGCTGCCGTCGAGCGTGACCGAATACGACGACAGCAGAGCCGGCTTCAATTCATGCAGATGCGGCAGGCAACGCGCGTTCAGCACGTAAGGCGTCGACATGCCGAGGTCGGGAAAATAGCGCAGCAACTCCTGATTCATCGCCCCGCAACACAGGTTGCAAATTTCCAGAAAGGCTTCCTGGAAGGGCCGCTCGTCGGCGGCGTCTTTCAGGTAATAGCCGCGTGTGCTGTCGTCTTCGTTGAAGTGAAGAATCAGCAGCAGTCTGAACACAATCGACGAAATGGTCAGCACGACCACTTGCGTGTCTTTGGATACGCCGACACTGGCGTCGGCTATCGGCGCGATCTCGCACAGATCGCCTGAATCCAGCGGTAAGCGCGCCTGCGCGGCCTTGCGGAAAATGCGCTCGAAGCTGTCCTTGGCGTGGGCCGAAATCACACCGCCACCTCGTGCAGCTTCGAATGAAGCTGATTGGCTAGCGACTCGACGCTGGCGAGCGACGCTGCGATCATCTTGCCGCCCGCCTGAATGTCCTGAAACGTGGAAGTCGTGGTCAGATCGTTGCGATGCAGGCTGTCGCGATAGCTCTTCGATAACTCTTCCGAACGCGCGGCGAGCGCGCGCACTTCGCTCGCCACCACCGCGAAGCCGCGGCCGGCCGGCCCCGCACGCGCGGCTTCGATCGACGCGTTCAGCGATACGATCACCACATGCCGCACAATCGACGACAGCTCCTGATTCTTCGCGTGCATGTCGTGATTTTGCGTCATCAGCGAAATCATCTGTTCGTGCCAGCGCTCGAATGTCGCGCCGAGACTCTTCAGACGCTCAGCCTCGCCGGCGATCCGCCCGGCCTGATGCGCCAAATGGTCTTTGTCCTCGGCGGCCGCTTCCAGTGCCGCGCGCAGCTCGTCGGCGCTGGCTGACTGCTGCGCGAGTTCCTCACGCAACTGCGCGGTCAAGGCATGGAGTTCATGCGCTGCCTGCTCTCGCTCGCGAATGGCCGCGCCGTGATCGGCGCGCTGCGCCTCGAGCCTGGAGATGTGGGCTTGCGCTTCAGCGCGCAGCCGTGCCGTCAGCTTCGCGCTATGCACCCTGTGCGCGGCAAATGCCAGCAGCGCGGTCACCGCGCTGCCTGCTGCCACCGCCAATACATACTGTTGAATCACAGCCGTTCCCTTCGAATTTCGTCGCAACTTACGCCGATGCGGCGCTCAGCCCTGCATCGCGTCGAGTTGCAGTGCACCGGCTTCGCCACGCGCTTGCATGCCGAGCGTATCGACGGCGACGCTATCCGGCAGGCAGACGATCGTCTGGAACTGACGGAACGCCGCGCCCTTCTGATCGTCGGTAAAGCGCAGTTCGATGCTGCCGTTCGCGCGCTTGAGGAAATCGCGCACCGCGTCCATGCCGACGCCGCGGCCCGACAGCTCCGTGACCGTTTCCGCGGTCGAGAAGCCCGGCCGGAAAATGAAATCGGCGATGGCTTCGTCGCTCAGCGCCTTGTCGTGGCTGATCCAGCCGCGTTCCATGGCGATGCCGCGAATGCGTTCGAGCGCGAGGCCGCGGCCATCGTCGCTCAGCGTGATCTGCAGCGCGCCGTTGTCCACACCGACCTCGATGCTGATCGTGCCGGTCGGCGCTTTGCCGTGGGCGCTGCGCGCCTCGGCGGTTTCGATACCGTGGTCCATCGAATTGCGCAGCAGATGCATGAACACATCGTTCAGCGTGCCGCCCACCTGAGCGCGCAGACGGTAGCCGTTGTCGTCGATATGCACGTTCGGCGCGGGCTTGCCCAATTCATTCGCGAGCGACGGCAACGAGTCCAGCACGCCGGAGAGCGCGTCGCGCACGCTTTCGCTGCCCAGGGCGCGAAGCGTGCGGCGCAGCGCATCGTGCATCGACTGAAGTTCGTGCAGTTCGCCAGCGTTGGTTTGCTCCAGCATGCTCAGCGTATGCTGGATATGTTCCCTGGCGACCATTACATAGTGGCCCGAGTTGGCGGCGTCGTTCGTCTGGCCTTTGCCCTTGCGGCCAAGACTCTGTTCGTTGATCTTCGCGTAGCTTTCGATGGCTTCGCGCACGCGCGTCAGTTCGCGCATCAGATGCTCCTGATCCCACGAGCGATCCGCGTCCGGTTGGCGCAGTTCATGATAGCTCTGCTCGGTTTCGTGCACGACGTTGGTCAGATGCTGCAGGTTATAGGTCCGCGCATTGCCCTTGATGGTATGCATGTTGCGGAACAGCTCGGCGATCGCCGCGTGATCCGCCTCCGAATGCTTACGGATGATCCGCTCGTTCTCGCTGACAAAGCCGGTCGAGCTCTCGATGAAGTGGTGGAACTTCTCCTCGCTGACCGCGAGAATCTCGCCGATCATGTCGAGGCGGCGGCGCTGTTCGCTGGCTTGCGCCGCGAGCTTGCGCAATTCGGTGACGTCGCGCACGCAAAGCATCAGGCGCACGATCACGTCGCTTTCATCGGTAATCGCCGACCAGCTCAGGTCGAGAATCTTCACGCGGCCGTCGGGCATGCGCCTGGAAATCTCGCCGACCAGCAGATGCTGATTGAACGCGAAGTTGATGCAGTCTTCGCCCAGACACGCATTCGCGGCTGCGTCGACTTGCGAGAGCGCGTCCGAGCCGAGATCCGTATCCGCGAACACCAGATCCATCAGACCGCGCCCGGCAATATCCTTCGTTTCGAAGATGTCTTCCAGATACGCCGAGTACTCCGCGTGGATCACGGCGCCGTCGATCACGGTGAGAATGCCTTGCGGCATGTTCTGCAACATCGCCTGAATGTCGGCGGTTTTCTGCTTGAGTTGCGCCGAGCTCTCCTGAATCTTCTCGATCATGCCGTTGAAGGCGACGATCGAATGGCCGATCTCGTCCAGCCGGCCGACCGGCACGCGCCGCGTGAAATCCTGGCTCGAAGCGATCTCGCTCATCATCGCCTGCATGCGGCTGAGCGGGCGCGTGATCTGGCGGTAGAGCAGCGAGCCGATGGAGGTCAGCAGAACGATCGCGATGCCCGTAACGACGGCGATTGCCGTGGTCGTGGTCGAGAGCGTGGTGTTCAGCGCGCTGATCGCCTCGTCTTTCTCGCGATTCTTCTCGACGCGCAAAGTTTCGACGATCCCTTCGAGTTCATCGCGATACTGCGCGACGTTGGCGAACAGATACGCCTGCGCGAGTTCGTTCTTGCCATCGGCCTTCATTTTGGCCGTCTCGGCGATCGCGGAGAAATAATTCTCGAGACTGTCGTTGGCTTGCGAGACGAGACCCTTCTGGGCGTGGCTCGCGGCATCTTGAGCTTGCAGAGCGAGCGCCTGTTGCAGCGAGACCCGCTTCTTCTTCAGTTCGTCCTGTGCCTGGGCGACCATGTTGGCGTCGGGCGCGTAGACCAGCGTCATCGCGGCGAGCTGCACATCCTTGACTTGCGACACGAGGTCGGCGGAAGCGAGCGCGCTCGGCACAACGCCTTCCGTCACCTTGCGCACCTCGGCTGCGCTGCCGCGCGTCTGGTAGACAGCGTAGCCGCCGATCGCCGATAAGGCGACGAACATCAGAACAACCAATAGCGTGATGCGATGACGAATAGTCATTTGAACCCCCGAGGCCTGGCCTTCGCGTCAGCCCTCGATAGGAGCCGCGCGTTTTATGCGAACTGTGGTCTGACTTGCAGCGCTGCGCAGTATTGCGCACGCATATTACTAAGCGATGACTGCAGGCTTTTAGAATGCATTCAACGCGTTAAATTAGTTTCTAAAGTTCCTGGAGAAATCGTCGTTAGTCAGTACCTTTTTAGATTTTTCGTCTTGTCACCAATTCAACAAACTGCGCGACCAGACTAAAGCTCCATTCGACATGGTGGAGCCTAATGATGAATGTCAGCGTCCGCAGCTATCTGTCCCCAACACTCGTGCTACTCGCTTTCGATTGGGCCGAAGGTGGCACGCGCGAAGACTTCCTCGGTTTCGCCATCAAACGGACGCCGGGGTTTCTCGCCGCGGATGGACACGAACGCGAAGCCAGCAGCTGGCTGCCCAACCGGTTGACCTTCAAAGGCGCGGTGCCGGACACGCAGAGGGACGCGCCGTCGAATGAGGCGCCCATTCAGAAATTCATGTGGTGGGATGCGCGGATCGACGAAGCGGATCGTGAGAAGTCGTTCACCTATCTCATCTATCCGGTGGTCGGCACGCCGGAGGCGCCACAATTGCTCGACGCGCAAAGGGGCGAATGCAAGCTGACGTTGCCCGCGCATGTGGAAGCGAACGTCGGCTCGTGGTTCAACCGCGCCGTGGTCAGCTCGCAGGCGTTCGCGCGCAAAGTCGCCGCGCTGCATCTCGCGCCGAATGCGGCGCCGTCGCCGGAGCAGGCATTGCGCCTGCGCACATGGCTTGCGAACGATCTGCAGGAAGTTTTCGCGCTCACGCTCGATCATGCGCATCGTGCTGCGTCGGCGGTGTACCACCTGACCGATCCGCTCTGGGCGATTCCCGCCTTCGAGGCTTTCGGCAAGAAGCAGGGCAAAGCATCGCTCGCCATTGTCTACGACTCGCACGAAGTCTTGCAGAAGGGCAAGCCGCCGGCACCGTCGCCGAATCAACCCGCCGTCGACCAGCTCGCCGACGTCGCCACGTTCGCGCCGCGCGACAAGACGCACATCATGCATGACAAGTTCATCGTGGTGGACAGCGGCAATGGCGATGCGTCACCGGCGCGCGTACTGACCGGCTCGGCCAACTTCACCACCGAAGGCATCACGGAGCAGGCGAACGTGCTCCATCTGTTCGACTCGCCGGAACTGGCCACCTTGTACAGCGAGCGCGCCAAGGCGCTGGCAGGCAATCCAGCCATCGCTGCGACGGCGAAGCTCACGCCGGGCTGGTCGGAGTCGATTCAGATCGGGAGCGCGAAAGTACGGGTCTGTTTTTCGCCTGAAGCGAAAGACTCGCGTATGCAGATCGACACGATCGTCGACGCCATCAACGAAGCGAAACACTCCGTGGTGTTCTGCCTCTTCATGCCGACCGACGCGCCGCTGCGCGATGCATGTTTCGCGGCCGGCGACAAAGGCCGGATGATGTTCGGCCTCGTCAACCACATCAGCCCCAAGTCAGCGGAAACGGCGGAAGAGGCGGAGAAAAACGGACAAATCGTCTCGACGACCGCGCTCGCCAACATGGAGCTGTATCACCGCGGCCGCGACAAGCACGACGTAATCGACGCGGAGTATTTTTCACCGGCGACCGTGCCGGCAGGCTTCGAACCCGAGTTGCGGCTTTTCCCGGGCGAACACGCGCCGAGCTACGCGCCCGTCATCATTCACCACAAGTTCCTCGTCATCGATGCGGAGGGCGCCAATCCGGTCGTCTACACGGGCTCGGCGAATATGAGCAACAACTCGGAACACTTCAACGACGAGAACCTGCTGGAGATTCGCGACCGGCGCATCGCCGGCACCTATCTCGCGGAATTTCTGCGGCTCTATGAGCACTATCGGGCACGTGCGTTGGCAATACGGCAAAAGAACGACGGCACGCATGAGCGCTTGATGCTCGCGCCAGATGGATCGTGGGCGAAGAAGTATTTTGTTGCGGACAGCCCGGAAGACAAAGCGCGTGTTGCGCTGGCGCACGGTGGTGATT belongs to Paraburkholderia sp. FT54 and includes:
- a CDS encoding methyl-accepting chemotaxis protein: MIQQYVLAVAAGSAVTALLAFAAHRVHSAKLTARLRAEAQAHISRLEAQRADHGAAIREREQAAHELHALTAQLREELAQQSASADELRAALEAAAEDKDHLAHQAGRIAGEAERLKSLGATFERWHEQMISLMTQNHDMHAKNQELSSIVRHVVIVSLNASIEAARAGPAGRGFAVVASEVRALAARSEELSKSYRDSLHRNDLTTTSTFQDIQAGGKMIAASLASVESLANQLHSKLHEVAV
- a CDS encoding ATP-binding protein; the encoded protein is MTIRHRITLLVVLMFVALSAIGGYAVYQTRGSAAEVRKVTEGVVPSALASADLVSQVKDVQLAAMTLVYAPDANMVAQAQDELKKKRVSLQQALALQAQDAASHAQKGLVSQANDSLENYFSAIAETAKMKADGKNELAQAYLFANVAQYRDELEGIVETLRVEKNREKDEAISALNTTLSTTTTAIAVVTGIAIVLLTSIGSLLYRQITRPLSRMQAMMSEIASSQDFTRRVPVGRLDEIGHSIVAFNGMIEKIQESSAQLKQKTADIQAMLQNMPQGILTVIDGAVIHAEYSAYLEDIFETKDIAGRGLMDLVFADTDLGSDALSQVDAAANACLGEDCINFAFNQHLLVGEISRRMPDGRVKILDLSWSAITDESDVIVRLMLCVRDVTELRKLAAQASEQRRRLDMIGEILAVSEEKFHHFIESSTGFVSENERIIRKHSEADHAAIAELFRNMHTIKGNARTYNLQHLTNVVHETEQSYHELRQPDADRSWDQEHLMRELTRVREAIESYAKINEQSLGRKGKGQTNDAANSGHYVMVAREHIQHTLSMLEQTNAGELHELQSMHDALRRTLRALGSESVRDALSGVLDSLPSLANELGKPAPNVHIDDNGYRLRAQVGGTLNDVFMHLLRNSMDHGIETAEARSAHGKAPTGTISIEVGVDNGALQITLSDDGRGLALERIRGIAMERGWISHDKALSDEAIADFIFRPGFSTAETVTELSGRGVGMDAVRDFLKRANGSIELRFTDDQKGAAFRQFQTIVCLPDSVAVDTLGMQARGEAGALQLDAMQG
- a CDS encoding phospholipase D-like domain-containing protein → MNVSVRSYLSPTLVLLAFDWAEGGTREDFLGFAIKRTPGFLAADGHEREASSWLPNRLTFKGAVPDTQRDAPSNEAPIQKFMWWDARIDEADREKSFTYLIYPVVGTPEAPQLLDAQRGECKLTLPAHVEANVGSWFNRAVVSSQAFARKVAALHLAPNAAPSPEQALRLRTWLANDLQEVFALTLDHAHRAASAVYHLTDPLWAIPAFEAFGKKQGKASLAIVYDSHEVLQKGKPPAPSPNQPAVDQLADVATFAPRDKTHIMHDKFIVVDSGNGDASPARVLTGSANFTTEGITEQANVLHLFDSPELATLYSERAKALAGNPAIAATAKLTPGWSESIQIGSAKVRVCFSPEAKDSRMQIDTIVDAINEAKHSVVFCLFMPTDAPLRDACFAAGDKGRMMFGLVNHISPKSAETAEEAEKNGQIVSTTALANMELYHRGRDKHDVIDAEYFSPATVPAGFEPELRLFPGEHAPSYAPVIIHHKFLVIDAEGANPVVYTGSANMSNNSEHFNDENLLEIRDRRIAGTYLAEFLRLYEHYRARALAIRQKNDGTHERLMLAPDGSWAKKYFVADSPEDKARVALAHGGD